The following proteins are encoded in a genomic region of Nitrospirota bacterium:
- a CDS encoding mechanosensitive ion channel family protein — protein sequence MEFIKDLMGSLFWATAFSLLFYGAASIAIGFLAKKSAQLKPIGSGLNLIILFIAVQLFLHLGAAEYHPRISLQLNFFSWLVFTFAALRLGLYLYGDLFVVRWKRGSFPAAFKNIITALVIVIVALVLLKEIMDINVTSLIATTTVLTATIGLAFQSTLSNMLAGLTIHLEKPLKQGDWISAAGHEGRVMDISLRSTRIMTIEHNEVFIPNGKILSEAVVNFSLPNTLQVRKLTVGVSYSDPPNKTKNVILEVLSSVPRVMKFPAPVVRVINYGDFAVQFEIRFSITDFAAHVEIEAEIMNLLWYEFKRNEIEIPYPVRSVHLHQITPETRHAEQERRADELMNMMKNVEIFSFLSKVELRDLVAHVSVKTYAAGEVPVRQGEPGSSFYIIKSGKVDVVVEKSSRERAVVATLGPGNFFGEMSLLTGALRTASIRVKDDAEFIVIDKESFRTTLINNPSIAENLSQILSERQAGLDTERERLDASALERRKKDDKSKLLSKMREFFGLDK from the coding sequence ATGGAATTCATAAAAGACCTCATGGGTTCATTGTTCTGGGCCACGGCGTTCAGTCTTCTCTTCTATGGAGCGGCCAGTATTGCCATCGGTTTTCTTGCGAAAAAATCGGCGCAGTTGAAACCGATCGGGTCCGGACTCAACCTTATCATCCTCTTCATTGCGGTCCAGCTTTTCCTGCATCTGGGCGCGGCCGAATACCACCCGAGAATATCGCTCCAGCTCAACTTTTTCTCCTGGCTGGTGTTCACCTTCGCCGCGCTCCGTCTCGGCCTCTACCTCTATGGTGATCTCTTCGTGGTGCGCTGGAAGCGCGGTAGTTTTCCTGCGGCGTTCAAAAATATCATCACGGCCCTCGTGATCGTCATCGTCGCCCTGGTCCTGCTCAAGGAAATCATGGACATCAACGTCACGTCGCTTATCGCCACGACCACGGTCCTGACCGCGACCATCGGTCTGGCATTCCAGAGCACGCTATCGAACATGCTGGCCGGGCTAACCATTCATCTCGAAAAGCCGCTCAAACAGGGAGACTGGATCTCCGCCGCGGGACATGAAGGCAGGGTGATGGACATCTCGCTCCGGTCCACGAGGATCATGACCATCGAACACAACGAGGTCTTCATCCCGAACGGCAAGATCCTGAGCGAGGCCGTGGTGAATTTCAGCCTTCCCAATACGCTCCAGGTGAGAAAATTGACCGTTGGAGTGAGTTATTCCGATCCCCCGAACAAGACGAAGAACGTGATCCTTGAGGTATTATCGTCCGTGCCGCGTGTGATGAAATTCCCGGCGCCGGTCGTTCGCGTTATCAATTACGGCGATTTTGCCGTTCAATTCGAGATCCGGTTCTCGATCACTGATTTTGCCGCCCATGTAGAGATCGAGGCCGAGATCATGAATCTATTGTGGTACGAATTCAAGCGGAACGAGATCGAGATCCCGTACCCTGTGAGAAGCGTCCACCTCCATCAGATAACGCCTGAAACCCGTCATGCCGAGCAGGAGCGCAGGGCTGATGAGCTTATGAACATGATGAAGAACGTGGAGATATTCTCATTCCTGAGCAAGGTGGAATTGAGGGACCTGGTCGCCCACGTGAGCGTCAAGACTTATGCTGCCGGAGAGGTTCCTGTTCGACAGGGCGAGCCGGGCAGTTCCTTCTACATAATCAAAAGCGGCAAGGTGGACGTGGTCGTGGAAAAATCGTCCCGCGAGAGGGCGGTCGTGGCCACGCTCGGACCCGGAAATTTCTTCGGCGAGATGAGCCTCTTGACGGGAGCCCTGCGCACGGCAAGCATTCGGGTGAAAGATGACGCGGAGTTCATCGTGATCGACAAAGAGAGCTTCAGAACCACGCTTATCAATAATCCTTCCATTGCTGAAAACCTGAGCCAGATCCTGTCTGAGCGCCAGGCGGGTCTTGATACCGAACGTGAAAGGCTCGATGCCTCGGCCCTGGAGCGTCGCAAGAAAGACGACAAGAGCAAACTTCTTT